A section of the Phacochoerus africanus isolate WHEZ1 chromosome 4, ROS_Pafr_v1, whole genome shotgun sequence genome encodes:
- the RPL36 gene encoding 60S ribosomal protein L36, whose protein sequence is MALRYPMAVGLNKGHKVTKNVSKPRHSRRRGRLTKHTKFVRDMIREVCGFAPYERRAMELLKVSKDKRALKFIKKRVGTHIRAKRKREELSNVLAAMRKAAAKKD, encoded by the exons ATGGCTCTGCGCTACCCCATGGCCGTGGGCCTCAACAAGGGCCATAAGGTGACCAAGAACGTGAGCAAGCCGAGGCACAGCCGCCGCCGCGGG CGCCTCACCAAGCACACCAAGTTTGTACGGGACATGATCCGGGAGGTGTGCGGCTTTGCGCCTTATGAGCGGCGGGCCATGGAGTTGCTCAAGGTCTCCAAAGACAAGCGGGCCCTCAAGTTCATCAAGAAAAGG GTGGGGACACACATCCGTgccaagaggaagagagaggagctgAGCAATGTTCTGGCGGCCATGAGGAAAGCAGCAGCCAAGAAGGActga
- the HSD11B1L gene encoding hydroxysteroid 11-beta-dehydrogenase 1-like protein isoform X2: MKVLLLTGLGALFFAYYWGDNFDPASLRGARVLLTGASAGVGEELAYHYARLGSHLVLTAHTEALLQKVVGNCRKLGAPKVFYIAADMASPDVPERVVQFALDKLGGLDYLVLNHLGAAPAGTRARSAQAIRWLLQVNFISYVQLTSLALPSLTDSKGSLVVVSSLLGRVPTSFSSPYSAAKFALDSFFDSLRRELDMQDVNVAITMCVLGLRDHASAAEGVRGVTRAKAAPGPKAALAVIRGGATRASGVFYPWRFHLLCLLRGWLPHPRAWFIRQELNITASAAA, from the exons ATGAAGGTGCTGCTCCTCACGGGGCTGGGAGCCCTGTTCTTCGCCTATTATTGGGGTGACAATTTTGACCCAG CCAGCCTCCGTGGAGCCCGTGTGCTGTTAACAGGAGCCAGCGCAGGCGTTGGGGAGGAACTGGCATATCATTATGCGCGCCTGGGCTCACACCTGGTGCTCACTGCCCACACCGAGGCTCTCCTGCAGAAA GTGGTAGGGAACTGCCGGAAGCTGGGCGCTCCCAAGGTCTTCTACATCGCTGCGGACATGGCCTCCCCCGACGTGCCCGAGCGCGTGGTGCAGTTCGCTCTGGACAAGCTGG GAGGGCTGGACTACCTGGTGCTGAACCATCTCGGCGCCGCCCCGGCAGGCACGCGGGCCCGCAGCGCCCAGGCGATACGCTGGCTGTTGCAG GTGAACTTTATAAGTTACGTGCAACTGACTTCGTTGGCGCTGCCCAGTCTGACTGACAGTAAGGGCTCCCTGGTGGTGGTGTCTTCTTTGCTAG GCCGCGTGCCCACATCCTTCTCTAGCCCCTACTCGGCGGCCAAGTTCGCGCTGGACAGCTTCTTCGACTCTCTTCGGCGAGAGCTGGACATGCAAGATGTGAACGTGGCCATCACCATGTGTGTCCTGGGCCTCCGAGATCATGCTTCAGCCGCTGAAGGAGTCAG GGGTGTCACGAGGGCCAAGGCGGCCCCAGGGCCCAAGGCAGCCCTGGCTGTGATCCGTGGCGGTGCTACACGGGCCTCCGGTGTCTTCTACCCATGGCGCTTCCACCTGCTCTGCCTGCTTCGGGGCTGGCTGCCACACCCGAGGGCCTGGTTCATCCGCCAGGAGCTCAACATCACCGCCTCTGCTGCTGCCTGA
- the MICOS13 gene encoding MICOS complex subunit MIC13 has protein sequence MVPRVWSLMRFLIKGSVAGGAIYLVYDQDLLGPSDKSQAALQKAEEVVPPAVYQFSQYVCEQTGLKIPQLPAPPKFNFHIRDYWNSGIIKVMSALSVAPSKAREYSKEGWEYLKERTK, from the exons ATGGTACCTCGAGTGTGGTCGCTGATGAG GTTCCTCATCAAGGGCAGTGTGGCTGGGGGCGCTATCTACCTGGTATATGACCAGGACCTGCTGGGGCCCAGCGACAAGAGCCAGGCTGCCCTTCAGAAAGCCGAGGAGGTGGTCCCCCCTGCTGTGTACCAGTTCAGCCAGTACGTGTGCGAGCAGACTGGCCTGAAGATACCCCAG ctcccagcccctccaAAGTTTAACTTTCACATACGGGACTACTGGAATTCAG gcATCATCAAGGTGATGTCGGCTCTGTCTGTGGCCCCCTCCAAGGCTCGAGAGTACTCCAAGGAGGGCTGGGAATACCTGAAGGAGCGAACCAAGTAG
- the HSD11B1L gene encoding hydroxysteroid 11-beta-dehydrogenase 1-like protein isoform X1, giving the protein MKVLLLTGLGALFFAYYWGDNFDPASLRGARVLLTGASAGVGEELAYHYARLGSHLVLTAHTEALLQKLCPAPQVVGNCRKLGAPKVFYIAADMASPDVPERVVQFALDKLGGLDYLVLNHLGAAPAGTRARSAQAIRWLLQVNFISYVQLTSLALPSLTDSKGSLVVVSSLLGRVPTSFSSPYSAAKFALDSFFDSLRRELDMQDVNVAITMCVLGLRDHASAAEGVRGVTRAKAAPGPKAALAVIRGGATRASGVFYPWRFHLLCLLRGWLPHPRAWFIRQELNITASAAA; this is encoded by the exons ATGAAGGTGCTGCTCCTCACGGGGCTGGGAGCCCTGTTCTTCGCCTATTATTGGGGTGACAATTTTGACCCAG CCAGCCTCCGTGGAGCCCGTGTGCTGTTAACAGGAGCCAGCGCAGGCGTTGGGGAGGAACTGGCATATCATTATGCGCGCCTGGGCTCACACCTGGTGCTCACTGCCCACACCGAGGCTCTCCTGCAGAAA CTCTGCCCCGCTCCCCAGGTGGTAGGGAACTGCCGGAAGCTGGGCGCTCCCAAGGTCTTCTACATCGCTGCGGACATGGCCTCCCCCGACGTGCCCGAGCGCGTGGTGCAGTTCGCTCTGGACAAGCTGG GAGGGCTGGACTACCTGGTGCTGAACCATCTCGGCGCCGCCCCGGCAGGCACGCGGGCCCGCAGCGCCCAGGCGATACGCTGGCTGTTGCAG GTGAACTTTATAAGTTACGTGCAACTGACTTCGTTGGCGCTGCCCAGTCTGACTGACAGTAAGGGCTCCCTGGTGGTGGTGTCTTCTTTGCTAG GCCGCGTGCCCACATCCTTCTCTAGCCCCTACTCGGCGGCCAAGTTCGCGCTGGACAGCTTCTTCGACTCTCTTCGGCGAGAGCTGGACATGCAAGATGTGAACGTGGCCATCACCATGTGTGTCCTGGGCCTCCGAGATCATGCTTCAGCCGCTGAAGGAGTCAG GGGTGTCACGAGGGCCAAGGCGGCCCCAGGGCCCAAGGCAGCCCTGGCTGTGATCCGTGGCGGTGCTACACGGGCCTCCGGTGTCTTCTACCCATGGCGCTTCCACCTGCTCTGCCTGCTTCGGGGCTGGCTGCCACACCCGAGGGCCTGGTTCATCCGCCAGGAGCTCAACATCACCGCCTCTGCTGCTGCCTGA